One Microlunatus soli genomic window carries:
- a CDS encoding CoA-acylating methylmalonate-semialdehyde dehydrogenase → MASTLHHWAGGKEFTGTSGKFGDVTDPATGAVTVQVPFASTADADQVITAAAEAFPGWRDTSLTKRTQIMFRFRELLNERKDEVAQLITAEHGKVLSDATGEVTRGLEVVEFACGMPHLLKGGFTEQASTGVDVHSVRQPLGVVGIISPFNFPIMVPLWFTPVAIAAGNTVVLKPSEKDPSAALWMAELWQQAGLPDGVFNVLNGDKTAVDALLTDQRVASISFVGSTPIAQYVYETATANGKRVQALGGAKNHMVVLPDADLDLAADQAVNAGYGSAGERCMAISAVVAVGDIADELVDKIKTRTEALKTGDGRRGSDMGPLVTAQAKERVTGFIAEGEQAGATLVVDGRTVSPDADGSGGFFVGPTLFDHVGTEMSIYTAEIFGPVLSVIRVDSYQQAIELINANPYGNGTAIFTNDGGAARRFSNEVQVGMIGINVPIPVPMSYYSFGGWKSSLFGDTHAHGTEGVHFFTRGKVITSRWLDPSHGGINLGFPQND, encoded by the coding sequence ATGGCAAGCACGCTGCACCATTGGGCAGGTGGCAAGGAGTTCACGGGCACCAGCGGAAAGTTCGGTGATGTCACCGATCCGGCGACCGGCGCGGTGACCGTTCAGGTGCCGTTCGCCTCCACCGCCGACGCGGATCAGGTGATCACGGCCGCCGCCGAGGCCTTCCCCGGCTGGCGGGACACCTCGCTGACCAAGCGGACCCAGATCATGTTCCGCTTCCGGGAGCTGCTGAACGAGCGCAAGGACGAGGTCGCGCAGTTGATCACCGCCGAACACGGCAAGGTGCTCTCCGACGCGACCGGCGAGGTCACCCGTGGCCTCGAGGTCGTCGAGTTCGCCTGCGGGATGCCGCATCTGCTGAAGGGTGGCTTCACCGAACAGGCCTCGACCGGGGTCGACGTGCACTCGGTCCGGCAGCCGCTCGGTGTGGTCGGCATCATCTCGCCGTTCAACTTCCCGATCATGGTCCCGCTCTGGTTCACCCCGGTCGCGATCGCCGCCGGCAACACGGTCGTGCTGAAGCCGAGCGAGAAGGATCCCAGTGCGGCGCTCTGGATGGCCGAGCTGTGGCAGCAGGCCGGGCTGCCGGACGGCGTCTTCAACGTGCTGAACGGCGACAAGACGGCGGTGGACGCCCTGCTCACCGACCAGCGGGTGGCGTCGATCTCGTTCGTCGGGTCGACCCCGATCGCCCAGTACGTCTACGAGACGGCGACCGCCAACGGCAAGCGGGTGCAGGCGCTGGGTGGTGCGAAGAACCACATGGTGGTGCTGCCGGATGCCGATCTCGATCTTGCCGCCGACCAGGCGGTGAACGCCGGCTACGGATCGGCGGGGGAGCGCTGCATGGCGATCTCCGCCGTGGTCGCGGTCGGCGACATCGCCGACGAATTGGTCGACAAGATCAAGACCCGGACCGAGGCGCTGAAGACCGGCGACGGTCGCCGCGGCTCCGACATGGGCCCGCTGGTCACCGCGCAGGCCAAGGAACGGGTCACCGGTTTCATCGCCGAAGGTGAGCAGGCCGGTGCGACCCTGGTGGTCGACGGCCGGACCGTGTCGCCCGACGCCGACGGGTCCGGCGGCTTCTTCGTCGGGCCGACGCTGTTCGATCACGTCGGCACCGAGATGTCGATCTACACCGCGGAGATCTTCGGGCCGGTGTTGTCGGTGATCCGGGTCGACAGCTATCAGCAGGCGATCGAGTTGATCAACGCCAACCCGTACGGCAACGGCACCGCGATCTTCACCAACGACGGCGGCGCCGCGCGTCGGTTCTCCAACGAGGTGCAGGTGGGCATGATCGGCATCAACGTGCCGATCCCGGTGCCGATGTCCTACTACTCCTTCGGTGGTTGGAAATCCTCGCTGTTCGGGGACACCCACGCTCACGGCACCGAAGGTGTGCACTTCTTCACCCGCGGCAAGGTGATCACCAGTCGTTGGCTCGACCCCAGCCACGGCGGGATCAATCTGGGCTTCCCACAGAACGACTGA
- a CDS encoding nitroreductase/quinone reductase family protein, with amino-acid sequence MMTRSRRRSIGRWVEFALARNLTIDARSVTLSGLALAAVSRHRHVPRTAGSATAASGLRAVLTGRSSIIDQEWQRIRRLQKYLINPPFTVLAHLGVPGYHAIIETTGRRTGRRRRTVVGVHREGDTVWIVAEHGRRAGYVCNIGADPRVRLRLGRRWLTGRAELLPEDDAQARLDGFGLPGHAQAVRRFATAPLTLRVQLDGDR; translated from the coding sequence ATGATGACACGATCACGCCGACGTTCGATTGGTCGATGGGTGGAGTTCGCCCTGGCCCGAAACCTGACGATCGACGCCCGGTCGGTAACGTTGTCGGGGCTGGCACTGGCAGCCGTTTCCCGACACCGACACGTCCCCCGCACCGCAGGATCCGCCACCGCCGCTTCGGGTCTGCGGGCAGTCCTGACCGGAAGGAGCAGCATCATCGACCAGGAATGGCAGCGCATCCGCCGGCTGCAGAAGTATCTGATCAATCCACCGTTCACGGTGTTGGCCCACCTGGGCGTCCCCGGCTACCACGCGATCATCGAGACGACCGGACGGCGTACCGGCCGCCGGCGCCGGACGGTTGTCGGCGTCCACCGGGAGGGTGACACGGTATGGATCGTGGCCGAGCACGGCCGGCGGGCCGGCTATGTCTGCAACATCGGTGCCGACCCGCGGGTGCGGCTCCGGCTCGGCCGGCGCTGGCTCACCGGCCGAGCCGAACTGCTGCCCGAGGACGACGCGCAGGCACGGTTGGACGGATTCGGCCTGCCCGGGCATGCGCAGGCCGTCCGCCGCTTCGCCACCGCACCGCTGACCCTCCGGGTACAGCTGGACGGTGACCGCTGA
- a CDS encoding MmcQ/YjbR family DNA-binding protein: MATVADVRPLAIGLERSYEVFVRGRRKFRIGSIVYVAFSADETIMGFAFPKTERDALVDGDPDTFLLPAASEMRFNWVGSRLVRLEPTEAREFVLDAWRMCVPQKLARAYDAEHPDGPG, encoded by the coding sequence ATGGCGACCGTCGCGGATGTCCGCCCGCTGGCAATCGGGCTGGAACGCTCCTACGAGGTGTTCGTCCGTGGCCGGCGGAAATTCCGGATCGGCAGCATCGTCTATGTCGCCTTCTCCGCCGACGAGACGATCATGGGGTTCGCGTTTCCGAAGACCGAGCGGGATGCGCTCGTCGACGGTGACCCGGACACCTTCCTGCTGCCTGCCGCATCCGAGATGCGGTTCAACTGGGTCGGCTCCCGACTGGTCCGGCTGGAGCCGACGGAGGCCCGCGAATTCGTGCTCGACGCGTGGCGGATGTGTGTGCCGCAGAAGCTCGCCCGGGCCTATGACGCCGAGCATCCCGACGGGCCGGGCTGA
- a CDS encoding TIGR03089 family protein produces MNRLFNQRLADRQRSAGARPLITYYDERSHVRTELSASSFGNWVDKTAGLLTDEILIEPGQPVRLDLARTAPGHWVSSVWAAAIWRVGCPITVTGEAAVDVVGPELAEQPSTDGERVACSLHPLGLGFGTTLPAGTTDYGTEVRAQPDSFGGPWPAAEDRAWDDQGTGRTQADLLLAVDGSATEQRRLIIPSPGNDPWTTLVDTLLTPVLTGGSVVVVVGADPDRRDQIAATEQVDS; encoded by the coding sequence GTGAACCGACTCTTCAACCAACGGCTGGCCGACCGCCAGCGCTCTGCCGGCGCCCGGCCGTTGATCACCTACTACGACGAACGCAGCCACGTCCGGACCGAACTGTCAGCGAGTTCGTTCGGCAACTGGGTGGACAAGACCGCCGGGCTGCTCACCGACGAGATCCTGATCGAACCAGGGCAACCCGTCCGGCTCGATCTGGCCCGGACCGCTCCCGGGCACTGGGTCAGCTCGGTCTGGGCTGCCGCGATCTGGCGGGTCGGCTGTCCGATCACCGTGACCGGTGAGGCCGCCGTCGATGTGGTCGGTCCGGAGTTGGCCGAACAGCCGTCGACCGACGGCGAACGCGTCGCCTGCAGTCTGCATCCGCTCGGCCTCGGCTTCGGCACCACCCTGCCGGCCGGAACCACCGACTACGGCACCGAGGTGCGCGCCCAGCCGGACAGCTTCGGCGGACCGTGGCCCGCGGCCGAGGACCGGGCCTGGGACGATCAGGGCACCGGACGCACCCAGGCCGACCTGCTGCTCGCCGTCGACGGGTCGGCCACCGAACAGCGACGGTTGATCATCCCGTCCCCCGGGAACGATCCCTGGACGACTCTGGTCGACACCTTGCTGACGCCGGTACTGACCGGCGGCTCGGTGGTGGTCGTCGTCGGCGCCGACCCCGACCGACGCGATCAGATCGCGGCAACCGAGCAGGTCGACAGCTGA
- a CDS encoding mannose-1-phosphate guanylyltransferase, whose translation MRYVVIVAGGSGTRLWPLSRQGTPKQLLNLVDGKTLLRIAYERIRGLVPDDRILVCTRSDFRDAMHAEIPEISEENILGEPVGRDTLNAVAYPAAVLAARDPDAVMASVTSDQIMNPVSTLRAALETAFGVAESHADALVTFGVVPTSPHTGFGYLERGSAIAGHSDVCRVASFTEKPDRATAEKYLASGQYWWNSGMFVWRCATFLDQLRQLRPEAYQLLSALTADRSRVDELYPQLPKISVDYAVMEPVSRGEATAQVLAVRLPITWHDVGGFEALGLQLPRDADGNATTGQSVLVDSSDNVVINSDEDGRVVAVVGLSGTVIVQTPEITLVCPISEAERIKELVNEVTGRLGTSYA comes from the coding sequence ATGCGTTATGTGGTGATTGTCGCCGGCGGCTCCGGCACCCGGCTGTGGCCGTTGTCCCGGCAGGGGACGCCGAAGCAGCTGCTCAACCTGGTGGACGGCAAGACGCTGCTGCGGATCGCGTACGAGCGGATCCGGGGCCTGGTGCCCGACGATCGGATCCTGGTCTGCACCAGGTCGGACTTCCGGGACGCCATGCATGCCGAGATCCCCGAGATCTCCGAGGAGAACATCCTGGGCGAACCGGTAGGTCGGGACACCCTGAACGCCGTCGCCTACCCGGCAGCCGTGCTGGCTGCCCGCGATCCCGATGCGGTGATGGCCTCGGTCACGTCCGACCAGATCATGAATCCGGTCTCGACACTGCGGGCGGCCCTGGAGACCGCCTTCGGTGTCGCGGAGTCCCATGCCGACGCGTTGGTCACCTTCGGTGTCGTACCGACCAGCCCGCACACCGGCTTCGGCTACCTCGAACGCGGGTCGGCGATCGCCGGCCACAGCGACGTCTGCCGGGTCGCCAGCTTCACCGAGAAGCCGGACCGGGCGACCGCCGAGAAGTACCTGGCCTCCGGTCAGTACTGGTGGAACTCGGGCATGTTCGTCTGGCGCTGCGCCACCTTCCTTGATCAACTCCGGCAGCTGCGGCCGGAGGCGTACCAGCTGCTGAGCGCGCTGACCGCGGACCGGTCCCGGGTCGACGAGCTGTACCCGCAACTGCCCAAGATCAGCGTCGACTACGCGGTGATGGAGCCGGTGTCACGCGGCGAGGCCACCGCCCAGGTGCTGGCGGTCCGGCTGCCGATCACCTGGCACGACGTCGGCGGCTTCGAGGCGCTCGGTCTGCAGCTGCCACGGGATGCCGACGGCAACGCGACCACCGGGCAGAGCGTGCTCGTCGACAGCTCCGACAACGTAGTGATCAACAGCGACGAGGACGGCCGGGTGGTCGCCGTCGTCGGGCTGTCCGGAACAGTGATCGTGCAGACCCCGGAGATCACGCTGGTCTGCCCGATCTCCGAAGCCGAACGGATCAAGGAACTGGTCAACGAGGTCACCGGCCGACTCGGCACCTCCTACGCCTGA
- the cofE gene encoding coenzyme F420-0:L-glutamate ligase — MITIFAPESIGEIRPGDDLAAIIVDALTADHQQLLDGDILVVTSKIVSKAEDRYADADDRQAVIDSETVRTVARRQSMGIVETHHGLTQAGAGVDNSNVDAGRILLLPVDSDASAERLRTAIGDHFGVRIGVVISDTAGRVWRLGQTDHAIGSAGVRVLDGYAGRTDSYGNQLHVTSIAVVDELAAAADLIKSKLTGRPVAVVRGVADQVIDPTSADGAESRPARARDLLRTGEEDLFWRGARESVIGALLAATGHPERYEDVVRLWDRDALYAAITANTDLTEPEQALIAKMITAAQPLWPTP; from the coding sequence ATGATCACGATCTTCGCCCCGGAGTCGATCGGCGAGATCCGCCCCGGTGATGATCTTGCTGCGATCATCGTCGACGCACTGACCGCCGATCATCAACAGCTGCTGGACGGCGACATCCTGGTCGTCACGTCCAAGATCGTCAGCAAGGCCGAGGATCGGTACGCCGACGCCGACGACCGGCAGGCGGTGATCGACTCCGAGACCGTACGGACCGTCGCCCGCCGCCAGTCGATGGGCATCGTGGAGACCCATCACGGGCTGACTCAGGCCGGCGCGGGCGTGGACAACTCCAACGTCGATGCCGGCCGGATCCTCTTGCTGCCCGTCGATTCCGACGCCAGCGCCGAACGGCTGCGGACCGCGATCGGTGATCATTTCGGCGTCCGGATCGGGGTGGTGATCTCCGACACCGCGGGCCGGGTCTGGCGGCTCGGACAGACCGATCACGCGATCGGCTCCGCCGGCGTCCGCGTGCTGGACGGCTATGCCGGACGCACCGACTCCTACGGCAACCAGCTGCACGTGACCAGCATCGCGGTCGTCGACGAACTGGCCGCCGCGGCCGACCTGATCAAGTCCAAGCTGACCGGCCGGCCGGTCGCGGTCGTCCGCGGCGTCGCCGATCAGGTGATCGACCCGACGTCCGCCGACGGCGCAGAATCACGACCCGCGCGAGCTCGCGATCTGCTGCGGACCGGGGAGGAGGACCTGTTCTGGCGCGGCGCACGGGAGTCCGTGATCGGCGCCCTGCTGGCCGCCACCGGCCACCCGGAACGGTACGAGGACGTGGTCCGGCTCTGGGACCGGGACGCGCTCTACGCCGCGATCACCGCGAACACCGACCTGACCGAACCCGAGCAAGCGCTGATCGCGAAGATGATCACCGCAGCCCAACCGCTCTGGCCGACCCCCTGA
- the cofD gene encoding 2-phospho-L-lactate transferase, whose translation MQIAILAGGVGGSRFVRGVRHGYPDAELTVVVNTADDIMLHGLHISPDLDTMMYSLGGGIDAERGWGRSEETWRTSAELAAYGVEPSWFGLGDLDLATHLVRTQMLDAGYPLSAVTQALCTRWLHDSDHLRLLPMTDDRVETHIVIDDPATSAESGGPPSDAAERRQRAVHFQEYWVKLHAEPEARQVLLVGIDTARPAPGVIEAINAADLVLIAPSNPVVSIGPVLAVPGIGAAVRGTRAPVIGFSGIIGGAPVLGMAHRLLPAIGVQTDAESVGRHYGSRRDGGVLDAWIVDNADAAAVPRLTEAGLAAGSTDLIMSEPAATAEFIQHGVKLACE comes from the coding sequence GTGCAGATCGCGATACTGGCCGGTGGCGTCGGTGGTTCGAGATTCGTCCGGGGCGTCCGGCACGGTTATCCCGACGCCGAGCTGACCGTTGTGGTGAACACCGCCGACGACATCATGTTGCACGGACTGCACATCTCCCCCGACCTGGACACGATGATGTACAGCCTCGGCGGCGGCATCGACGCCGAACGCGGTTGGGGGCGATCGGAGGAGACCTGGCGCACCTCGGCCGAGCTCGCGGCCTACGGGGTGGAACCGTCCTGGTTCGGTCTCGGCGATCTCGACCTGGCGACCCACCTGGTCCGCACCCAGATGCTGGACGCGGGCTACCCGCTGTCCGCGGTCACCCAGGCGCTGTGCACCCGCTGGCTGCACGACAGTGATCACCTCCGGCTGCTGCCGATGACCGACGATCGGGTCGAGACCCACATCGTGATCGACGACCCCGCAACGTCAGCGGAGTCGGGCGGTCCGCCGAGCGATGCGGCCGAGCGGCGACAACGGGCGGTGCACTTCCAGGAGTACTGGGTGAAGCTGCATGCCGAACCGGAGGCCCGCCAGGTGCTGCTGGTCGGGATCGACACGGCGCGTCCGGCACCGGGCGTGATCGAGGCGATCAACGCCGCCGACCTGGTGCTGATCGCGCCGAGCAACCCGGTGGTGTCGATCGGGCCGGTGCTGGCAGTGCCCGGGATCGGCGCAGCCGTCCGCGGCACCCGGGCCCCGGTGATCGGCTTCTCCGGAATCATCGGCGGCGCGCCGGTGCTGGGGATGGCGCACCGGTTGTTGCCGGCGATCGGCGTGCAGACCGACGCCGAGTCGGTCGGCAGGCACTACGGGTCGCGCCGCGACGGCGGCGTGCTGGACGCCTGGATCGTGGACAACGCCGACGCCGCCGCAGTGCCCCGGCTGACCGAGGCCGGACTAGCGGCCGGCAGCACCGATCTGATCATGAGCGAACCGGCCGCCACCGCTGAGTTCATCCAGCACGGCGTCAAGCTGGCCTGCGAATGA
- a CDS encoding WhiB family transcriptional regulator, with protein MEEFGYDPEFDDEGALGWQERALCAQTDPEAFFPEKGGSTREAKKVCLSCDVRSECLDYALSNDERFGIWGGLSERERRKLKKRAV; from the coding sequence ATGGAGGAGTTCGGATACGATCCGGAATTCGACGACGAGGGTGCACTGGGCTGGCAGGAGCGGGCCTTGTGCGCACAGACCGACCCCGAGGCGTTCTTCCCCGAAAAGGGTGGATCGACCCGGGAGGCGAAGAAGGTCTGCCTCTCGTGCGATGTCCGTTCCGAATGCTTGGACTACGCGCTGTCCAATGACGAGCGGTTCGGCATTTGGGGTGGACTGAGCGAGCGTGAGCGGCGCAAGTTGAAGAAACGAGCCGTCTGA
- a CDS encoding glycosyltransferase: MDENVASGSGPEQPADPGETTYLPRIDAPLRTDRSRPDSDRHGSDQQGSDRQDSGGAGSDLLLDADDPWAWASIEESPDVVDISHCRVTAVLVTQNAARWLPETLTALAGLSRRPNRVIAIDNESTDRTLDLLDDAIQRREVDAVYLGRHGFGYGDAIRSALAQDAGAEPDRVQQGGAGDNDWLWLLHDDVTPAPDALAQLLGHVVTDPTIDITGPKLLRPRRRRQPHQISEIGVSIANSGRRDLGLDAGEIDQGQRDQPARRLSVSSCGMLLRRTVWDSLGGFDPAVPGFRDGVEFGWRAQLSGHKVVTTPAASMVHRQVGRAGLRPSGVGGRHPDKADREYGMALIAAHASQAALPLVWLGLLLGCLVRAFGYLIGKVPHRSVEELMAGWSFLTHPRRIHRMRHRLAELSIDERSEATVAKLRPGRFSGVRAVIDVITAAIGTRYTEIAGSDYSGTSLDELTSDELPSAPEEKKTNPWVSPIVITVLVSIVASLVAARKLIGLGSLTSPYLLPVSTDLGGLWRGFVEAVPGASATTTAPWTGIIAAAGTLFVGHPEWLITVLLIGTVPLGLLSVYPLIRRAIDERRVRLWVAVSYALLPVLLGGTNQGRLLLSVAAIMLPLLVIAGRALVLRRPGNPEAWRGGWGAGLVLTVLGAFAPSLIVLALLLAIPAAFTVARGKRKVGRLVIAIAVPVIILSPWWPTVIRTWGRLLTGPDPALEGTAERTSGLFFLIGHTGEVGLPPIWVGAIVFGAIWVLALVGLLRGNRRRAVLTGWLVGLAALAIAVVLSHVLVTVPPLQTSTRPDVGIYLLIAFGALVLAAGIGLDGYTSELGRQSFSFAQPASVLAGVVAGLICLLGAGWWVAAGATGPVHRTALDAIPPYITDAQNGPYKVRTLAIDLAGGRADYSVVEDDQNRLGDAERGFAFGGSRAAKDEVAGVVSRLVSGSGDADLATDLADLGVNYVWVAGADDDVRTRITNTPGLAAASGSKGGSVWQLTQPTSRARLVSGEQVTRLNDPQSSADGVQVPASSLKRTLRLGVPDDARWIATLNGQRLTPAQDDNWQQSFVMPETGGTLKVELASPIPWLPIGQGIALLVTMVLAAPAVRRPEVRDPMRDARRVATAGAGGRIPLQRGPSAEDLSELTSATGLFTVSDGMTTSVGKDTGSGDLPVVGRTFDTSRVSDQTRVGAAAQQQAGAGQVDNGSDDFDDDDTAEQTHVIVEGEK; this comes from the coding sequence ATGGATGAGAACGTGGCGTCCGGGTCCGGCCCGGAGCAGCCGGCCGACCCCGGCGAGACCACCTATCTCCCGCGGATCGACGCCCCGCTGCGGACCGATCGGTCAAGACCCGATTCCGATCGGCACGGGTCGGACCAGCAGGGGTCGGATCGGCAGGACTCCGGCGGAGCCGGCTCCGATCTGCTGCTCGACGCCGACGATCCGTGGGCCTGGGCGTCGATCGAGGAATCTCCCGACGTCGTCGACATCTCCCACTGTCGCGTGACTGCGGTGCTGGTGACCCAGAACGCCGCCCGCTGGCTGCCCGAGACGCTGACCGCATTGGCCGGGCTGAGCCGCCGGCCGAACCGGGTGATCGCGATCGACAACGAGAGCACCGATCGCACCCTGGACCTGCTGGACGATGCGATCCAACGGCGTGAGGTGGACGCGGTCTACCTCGGCCGGCACGGTTTCGGCTACGGCGACGCGATCCGTTCCGCGTTGGCCCAGGACGCCGGTGCCGAACCGGACCGCGTCCAGCAGGGTGGGGCCGGCGACAACGACTGGTTGTGGCTGTTGCACGACGACGTCACGCCGGCGCCGGATGCGTTGGCCCAGTTGCTCGGTCATGTGGTGACCGATCCGACGATCGACATCACCGGCCCCAAGCTGTTGCGTCCGCGCCGCCGCCGGCAACCCCATCAGATCAGCGAGATCGGCGTCTCGATCGCGAACTCCGGTCGCCGCGACCTCGGCCTGGATGCCGGCGAGATCGACCAGGGGCAGCGGGACCAGCCGGCCCGCCGACTCTCGGTCTCCAGCTGCGGCATGTTGCTGCGGCGTACGGTCTGGGATTCGCTCGGTGGCTTCGACCCCGCGGTGCCGGGCTTCCGTGACGGCGTCGAATTCGGCTGGCGGGCCCAGCTGTCCGGCCACAAGGTGGTCACCACGCCGGCCGCCTCGATGGTGCACCGGCAGGTCGGCCGGGCCGGTCTGCGGCCCAGCGGTGTCGGCGGACGGCATCCGGACAAGGCCGACCGCGAGTACGGGATGGCGCTGATCGCCGCCCACGCCTCGCAGGCGGCATTGCCGTTGGTCTGGCTCGGTCTGCTGCTCGGCTGCCTGGTGCGCGCATTCGGCTACCTGATCGGCAAGGTGCCGCATCGTTCCGTCGAGGAACTGATGGCCGGCTGGTCGTTCCTAACCCATCCGCGGCGGATCCATCGGATGCGACATCGGCTGGCCGAACTGAGCATCGACGAACGCTCCGAGGCCACCGTCGCCAAGCTTCGTCCCGGCCGGTTCTCCGGCGTCCGGGCCGTGATCGACGTGATCACCGCGGCGATCGGCACCCGCTACACCGAGATCGCCGGCTCCGACTACAGCGGCACCAGCCTGGACGAACTGACCAGTGACGAGCTGCCGAGTGCCCCGGAGGAGAAGAAGACCAACCCCTGGGTCTCGCCGATCGTCATCACGGTGCTGGTCAGCATCGTCGCCTCGCTGGTCGCGGCCCGCAAACTGATCGGTCTGGGATCGCTGACCAGCCCGTACCTGCTGCCGGTCAGCACCGATCTCGGTGGGCTGTGGCGAGGCTTCGTCGAGGCCGTACCGGGAGCCTCGGCGACCACCACCGCGCCGTGGACCGGCATCATCGCGGCCGCCGGCACGCTCTTCGTGGGACATCCCGAATGGCTGATCACGGTGCTGCTGATCGGCACCGTCCCGCTCGGTCTGCTCAGTGTCTATCCGCTGATCCGACGGGCCATCGACGAGCGCCGGGTCCGGCTCTGGGTGGCCGTCAGCTACGCCCTGCTGCCGGTGCTGCTCGGCGGCACCAACCAGGGCCGACTGCTGCTCAGCGTCGCAGCGATCATGCTGCCGCTGCTGGTCATCGCCGGCCGCGCCCTGGTGTTGCGACGCCCCGGCAACCCGGAGGCCTGGCGTGGCGGCTGGGGTGCCGGTCTGGTGCTGACCGTGCTCGGCGCCTTCGCCCCGTCCCTGATCGTGCTGGCCCTGTTGCTGGCGATCCCCGCCGCCTTCACCGTCGCCCGCGGCAAGCGGAAGGTCGGCCGGCTGGTGATCGCGATCGCCGTGCCGGTGATCATCCTGAGCCCCTGGTGGCCGACGGTGATCCGGACCTGGGGCCGGCTGCTGACCGGACCCGACCCTGCCCTGGAGGGGACCGCGGAGCGGACCTCCGGACTGTTCTTCCTGATCGGGCACACCGGCGAGGTGGGGCTGCCGCCGATCTGGGTCGGCGCCATCGTCTTCGGCGCGATCTGGGTTCTCGCCCTGGTCGGACTGTTGCGCGGCAACCGCCGGCGTGCCGTGCTGACCGGCTGGCTGGTCGGCCTGGCCGCGCTGGCGATCGCGGTCGTCCTCTCCCATGTCCTGGTCACCGTCCCACCACTGCAGACCAGCACCCGTCCCGATGTCGGCATCTATCTGCTGATCGCGTTCGGCGCGCTGGTGCTGGCCGCCGGCATCGGTCTGGACGGCTACACCTCCGAGTTGGGTCGACAGAGCTTCTCCTTCGCTCAACCGGCCTCGGTGCTGGCCGGCGTGGTGGCCGGACTGATCTGTCTGCTCGGTGCCGGCTGGTGGGTCGCCGCCGGCGCCACCGGCCCGGTGCATCGCACCGCACTGGACGCCATCCCGCCGTACATCACCGACGCGCAGAACGGGCCGTACAAGGTCCGGACGCTGGCCATCGACCTGGCCGGTGGGCGTGCCGACTATTCGGTGGTCGAGGACGACCAGAACCGGCTCGGTGACGCCGAACGCGGCTTCGCCTTCGGCGGTTCACGAGCTGCCAAGGATGAAGTGGCCGGGGTCGTCAGCCGGCTGGTGTCCGGCTCCGGCGACGCCGACCTGGCAACCGACCTGGCCGACCTCGGCGTCAACTACGTCTGGGTCGCCGGCGCCGACGACGACGTCCGTACCCGGATCACCAACACACCGGGGCTGGCCGCGGCCAGTGGCAGCAAGGGCGGCTCGGTCTGGCAGCTGACCCAGCCGACCTCCCGCGCCCGGCTGGTGTCCGGCGAACAGGTGACCCGGCTGAACGATCCGCAATCCAGCGCCGACGGGGTGCAGGTGCCGGCCAGCAGCCTGAAACGGACGCTGCGGCTCGGTGTCCCCGACGACGCGCGGTGGATCGCCACCCTGAACGGCCAGCGGCTGACGCCCGCCCAGGACGACAACTGGCAACAGAGCTTCGTGATGCCCGAGACCGGCGGCACGCTGAAGGTCGAACTGGCCAGCCCGATCCCGTGGCTGCCGATCGGGCAGGGCATCGCGCTGCTGGTGACGATGGTGCTGGCCGCCCCCGCCGTACGCCGTCCCGAGGTGCGCGACCCGATGCGGGACGCCCGCCGCGTCGCGACCGCCGGAGCCGGCGGTCGGATCCCGCTGCAACGCGGGCCGAGTGCGGAGGACCTGTCCGAACTGACCAGCGCGACCGGGCTGTTCACCGTCTCCGACGGGATGACCACCTCGGTCGGCAAGGACACCGGTTCGGGTGACCTGCCCGTTGTCGGACGAACCTTCGACACGTCCCGGGTCTCGGATCAGACTCGGGTCGGGGCTGCGGCCCAGCAGCAGGCCGGTGCCGGGCAGGTCGACAACGGGAGCGATGACTTCGACGACGATGACACCGCCGAGCAGACCCATGTGATCGTGGAGGGCGAGAAGTGA